In Macadamia integrifolia cultivar HAES 741 chromosome 1, SCU_Mint_v3, whole genome shotgun sequence, a single window of DNA contains:
- the LOC122083664 gene encoding uncharacterized protein LOC122083664, with translation MNPLSPSPRRLDFNEKQNSKGGEEKRISGNLFSQSSVTRGNHDHDWIQKYSVADKDKDMVMGLVLSQGRTYLDLMQNCDLPPPVKVFAGAERPTLTTTKISKKDEDDVFPMGPGSLQYDEKLDLLKALQLSQTRAREAEKKATLVIKERESLSNALLEESLRLFAHRQWVRLLELEVLLLQSQKKKCEQQQLYHGRYQPEKRRKIQIKKEDDTGGWTSWFMALALCLGFAGLGVIFGRR, from the exons ATGAACCCATTAAGCCCCTCACCCAGGAGGTTGGATTTCAATGAGAAGCAGAACTCCAAAGgtggagaagagaaaaggattAGTGGGAATTTGTTTTCACAGTCTTCTGTCACCAGAGGTAACCATGATCATGATTGGATACAAAAGTACTCTGTTGCAGACAAGGATAAAGATATGGTAATGGGTCTTGTGCTTTCTCAGGGAAGAACATACCTCGACCTTATGCAGAATTGTGATCTCCCTCCACCTGTTAAGGTCTTCGCTGGCGCTGAAAGACCTACTCTCACTACCAC GAAAATCAGTaaaaaagatgaagatgatgtgTTCCCTATGGGTCCAGGCTCCCTTCAATATGATGAGAAGCTAGACCTGTTGAAAGCATTGCAGCTATCCCAGACAAGGGCCagggaagcagaaaagaaagCCACGCTCGTgatcaaggagagagagagcctaTCCAATGCACTCCTGGAGGAGTCTCTGCGATTATTCGCTCATCGACAATGGGTGAGACTGCTGGAACTTGAAGTCCTCTTGCTGCAATCACAAAAGAAAAAGTGTGAACAGCAACAATTATATCATGGACGCTACCAACcagagaagaggaggaaaataCAGATCAAGAAAGAAGACGATACCGGTGGCTGGACATCATGGTTCATGGCTTTGGCACTGTGCTTGGGCTTTGCTGGTCTGGGCGTGATATTTGGCCGCAGATAA